In Juglans regia cultivar Chandler chromosome 5, Walnut 2.0, whole genome shotgun sequence, the following are encoded in one genomic region:
- the LOC108979862 gene encoding uncharacterized protein LOC108979862 codes for MEKEAKGQRGHNNNRAAEDFGLQWGNRKRLRCVKVKDQSLANKLDCLGKKKITSRVDRRVVGTAERDWVSPQPHRVNKNPDSPMNHRKTMVSSPEKEDRYYTTRGSLGLDDNGKVLMDHVKEDRGFVWPKLFITLSSKEKEEDFMAMKGCKLPQRPKKRAKLIQKSLLLVSPGAWLSDLCQERYEVREKKSSKKRPRGLKAMGSVDSDSE; via the exons ATGGAAAAGGAAGCCAAGGGTCAAAGAGGGCACAACAACAATAGAGCTGCAGAGGACTTTGGGTTGCAATGGGGGAACAGAAAGAGGCTTAGATGTGTGAAAGTCAAAGACCAAAGCTTAGCCAACAAATTGGACTgtttggggaagaagaaaatcaCTTCTCGTGTCGATCGACGCGTGGTTGGCACTGCGGAGAGAGACTGGGTTTCTCCGCAGCCGCATCGAGTCAACAA GAACCCTGACTCACCAATGAATCACCGGAAGACGATGGTGTCATCGCCAGAGAAAGAAGATCGATATTACACGACTAGAGGTTCATTGGGTTTGGATGATAATGGGAAGGTGTTGATGGATCATGTAAAGGAGGACAGGGGGTTTGTTTGGCCAAAGCTGTTTATTACACTATCTAGCAAAGAAAAGGAGGAGGATTTTATGGCCATGAAAGGCTGTAAGCTTCCTCAGAGGCCCAAGAAGAGGGCTAAGTTGATACAAAAAAGCTTACTT TTGGTCAGTCCAGGTGCATGGCTATCGGATCTGTGCCAAGAGAGGTACGAGGTGAGGGAAAAAAAGTCTTCAAAGAAG AGACCCAGAGGATTAAAGGCCATGGGAAGTGTGGATAGTGACTCAGAATGA